The window TTTGAGTGAATCTACAATACCCGAGACGGCGATTCCGATCCCCAGAAGGCTTTCGCCCATTAGCCTATTCCACTCCTTCAGAACGGTTTGCGTTGCTGAGACGACTTCTTCTGGAGACTGATTCTCAAGGAGCCTTCGTTCACTTACAAGAACGGTGCCGAAGAGGTCGGTCAATGAGTAGTCAAGATAGCCCACGCCAATCTTCAGCCCGAGCACACAGAGCTTCTTCGGTTGGATACTCAGAAGAATAGGCTTTCTTCCCCCTGTTGAGTCTGCGACCCCGGTTTCCTCTACAAGGCCACTTTCAATTAGCTCTCCCACTACCTTAGTAACCGTGGCAGGACTTAGGCCTGTGAGCTTTGCGAGGCTCGCCCTGTCTATTCCTTCATTCGAATAGATCCCTCTCAGAAGCAGTTTTTCGTTTATATCTTTCATTGTCTCTTTACTGGCTTTGCTTGCCACGACAAACCTCCAGGGAAGGGGCCGGGATTCCTTCCCGGCCCGATCTTTAGATCAGTCTAGCCTTATGGATCTCTCCAGTTCTGCCTGGGCATCATTGAGCGCCTGTTCCGGAGTCTTTTCTCCGTATCTTGCCGCTTCTAGATGTCTGTTCACTATGTCTGCCATTTCGTTGAACTGCTCAATAACCGGGGGCGTTACGAGATAGTCCAGAGACTTGAATACTACTTCTTTGCTCTCTGGAGGCGTGGTCTGCTTGTAGAGTTCAATTATCTCGGGGTATGTTACCGGTGGTAGCTCCCAGCCAGCTTCGATTCTGATCTTGGCGACATCAATGTCTCCTGAGAGGAAGCTGATCCACTTGAAGGCCGCGTCAACCTTCTTCGAGTCCTTGCTAATTGCAAGACCGTTTGCGAAGAAATGTGTTGCCTTGCTTGTGTTGCCCGGCTCAACAGCTATGTCCCAGTTGAAGTCACAGCTATCTTTGAATGTCGAGAAGGCCCATGTTCCGGTCACTATCATTCCAATTCTCTCGACTTCAAAGAGATCCCAATCTCCCATGCCCGCCATCTGCGCATCGCTCGGCATAACGTTCGACTCGAGTATCCTGTCTACCATGTACTGCAGAGTCTCGATGTTCTGAGGACTGTTCAGTGTGAACGCTGTCTTGTCTTCGTTGAGAATGCCGCCACCGTTTTGCTGGACCATCTTGTAGAATTCCCAGAACTGAACTGGCTGGTAAATCCCAAAGGTCATAGCATCCAAAGCCCTGATCTTCTTGGCCGCTTCCAGTTCGTCGGCCCATGTCCAGTCTTCTCTCGGATATTCGGCGCCTGCCCTGTCGAAGAGGTCTTTGTTGTATATCAGCACTACGTTGGAGAAACTGAACGGCAAGCCATACTGCACACCATTGTCAGAAAAGGCGTAAAGCGCTCTTTCGTTCAACACGCTGGTGTCAAAACCAGAGGAGCTAAGAAGATCGTTCAGGTCTAGCAGAACACCCTTTTTCGCGTAGGT of the Mesotoga sp. UBA6090 genome contains:
- a CDS encoding ABC transporter substrate-binding protein, with translation MKRFLVVLVVASMVLTTSLLGVTTIKFMNFSSADANAKYLEEMKEIFEEQNPDIKVEIETVGFGDYFTKLMTVVAGGNAPDAFELNYENFYTYAKKGVLLDLNDLLSSSGFDTSVLNERALYAFSDNGVQYGLPFSFSNVVLIYNKDLFDRAGAEYPREDWTWADELEAAKKIRALDAMTFGIYQPVQFWEFYKMVQQNGGGILNEDKTAFTLNSPQNIETLQYMVDRILESNVMPSDAQMAGMGDWDLFEVERIGMIVTGTWAFSTFKDSCDFNWDIAVEPGNTSKATHFFANGLAISKDSKKVDAAFKWISFLSGDIDVAKIRIEAGWELPPVTYPEIIELYKQTTPPESKEVVFKSLDYLVTPPVIEQFNEMADIVNRHLEAARYGEKTPEQALNDAQAELERSIRLD